A stretch of the Marivirga tractuosa DSM 4126 genome encodes the following:
- a CDS encoding outer membrane beta-barrel protein — MKKLLVISILLFLAQDIIAQSFYSNRINRRWLATGGLGYARSLGDLTNPGSYFDTKFNVVGGLQYRFTNRVQAGVNLMAFQLSGDDQDIDPELNTRSRGLSFVSNNLELSATATVSLFPTPTRFTQRKMINPYATVGVGLLLFDPRAEVPEYLRNQTGDTLRAVPRAGEMVSLRQYQTERPNTYGRFAFVIPVGAGVRVKVTDFMDVSAEVSNRITFTDYLDDVSGRGYPDLDQFDWQNSDQEAIAAALSDPTGKGEIRGNPDSDDYYLIFNIKAEFYIQGELLNRIFSPGGKRYNIKPKRGRRGGGLFNKRRF, encoded by the coding sequence ATGAAGAAACTCCTAGTCATATCGATTTTATTATTTCTAGCGCAAGATATCATTGCGCAAAGTTTCTATTCCAATAGAATAAATAGACGTTGGTTAGCTACAGGAGGCCTTGGATATGCACGTTCATTAGGTGATTTGACCAATCCAGGTTCATATTTTGACACAAAATTTAATGTTGTTGGAGGATTACAATATCGATTTACGAACAGAGTTCAAGCTGGTGTAAATCTTATGGCATTTCAACTTTCTGGAGATGACCAAGATATAGATCCTGAATTGAATACAAGGTCAAGGGGTTTGTCATTTGTATCGAATAATTTAGAATTAAGCGCAACCGCCACTGTTTCACTTTTCCCTACCCCCACTAGGTTTACTCAGCGTAAAATGATAAATCCTTACGCAACAGTTGGAGTAGGATTATTATTATTTGATCCTAGAGCTGAAGTACCTGAATATTTACGAAATCAAACAGGAGATACATTGAGAGCTGTTCCTAGGGCTGGAGAAATGGTTTCCTTAAGGCAGTATCAAACTGAAAGACCTAATACTTATGGGCGCTTTGCATTTGTTATACCAGTAGGAGCAGGAGTTAGAGTTAAAGTTACCGATTTCATGGATGTTTCTGCTGAGGTTAGTAATAGAATTACTTTTACCGATTATTTAGATGATGTCAGTGGTAGAGGGTATCCAGATTTGGATCAATTCGATTGGCAAAATAGTGATCAAGAAGCAATTGCTGCGGCCTTATCAGATCCAACTGGTAAAGGAGAAATAAGGGGTAATCCTGATAGTGATGATTATTATTTAATATTTAATATTAAAGCAGAATTTTATATTCAAGGAGAATTGCTAAATAGGATATTTAGTCCTGGAGGTAAACGATATAATATTAAACCAAAAAGAGGCCGGAGAGGCGGTGGTCTTTTTAACAAAAGAAGATTTTAA
- the hisH gene encoding imidazole glycerol phosphate synthase subunit HisH, whose protein sequence is MKVAIIKYNAGNIKSVLLALKRLGIEGNLTDNPDEILAADRVIFPGQGEAKSAMKYLKERGLDKVIQSIENPFLGICLGLQLLCSHSEEGDTECLGIFDAKVKKFPSKLKVPHMGWNTGSISDDVIFQGIKSPAYFYFVHSYYAEICDQTISQTEYMLPFSNVLKKDNFYAIQPHPEKSAEAGEQFLKNFLFEL, encoded by the coding sequence ATGAAAGTAGCTATAATAAAATATAATGCTGGTAATATTAAATCTGTATTATTGGCATTAAAACGATTAGGTATAGAAGGGAATTTAACGGATAATCCTGATGAGATTTTAGCAGCAGACCGTGTAATCTTTCCTGGTCAGGGAGAGGCAAAATCAGCTATGAAATACTTGAAGGAAAGAGGATTAGATAAAGTGATTCAATCTATAGAAAATCCTTTTTTAGGTATTTGTTTGGGATTACAGTTGCTGTGTAGTCATTCTGAAGAGGGAGATACAGAATGTTTAGGGATTTTTGATGCTAAAGTGAAGAAGTTTCCCAGTAAATTAAAAGTACCTCACATGGGTTGGAATACTGGAAGTATATCGGATGATGTTATTTTTCAAGGAATAAAATCACCTGCATATTTCTATTTTGTACATTCCTATTATGCTGAAATTTGTGATCAAACAATTTCACAAACGGAATATATGTTGCCATTCAGTAATGTATTAAAAAAAGATAATTTCTATGCGATTCAGCCACATCCCGAAAAAAGTGCAGAAGCAGGAGAACAATTTTTGAAGAACTTTTTATTCGAATTATAA
- the hisA gene encoding 1-(5-phosphoribosyl)-5-[(5-phosphoribosylamino)methylideneamino]imidazole-4-carboxamide isomerase — MHIIPAIDIIDGKCVRLTKGDYNQKTEYNDHPLAVAKEFEAAGIQRLHLVDLDGAKAKKVVNLEVLKSISENTNLTIDFGGGVQSTEDLKAVFDAGANQITGGSIAVKNEPLFTEWIEEFGGEKIILGADVKGEHIAIHGWQESSERHIFDFLEHYLKKGLKYVICTDVSKDGALEGTSNELYQHILDRFPEVQLIASGGVSNIKDLQILEEMKVYGAIVGKAIYEKRINLSDLKQFQ; from the coding sequence ATGCATATAATACCAGCCATTGATATCATAGATGGAAAATGTGTTCGCCTTACCAAAGGGGATTATAACCAGAAAACAGAATACAATGATCATCCACTAGCAGTTGCTAAAGAATTTGAAGCAGCTGGAATCCAGAGATTACACTTGGTGGATTTAGATGGTGCTAAAGCAAAAAAGGTAGTGAATTTGGAGGTGCTTAAATCCATTTCCGAGAATACTAATTTAACTATTGACTTTGGCGGTGGAGTTCAAAGTACTGAAGATTTAAAAGCAGTATTTGATGCTGGTGCAAATCAGATAACCGGAGGAAGCATAGCCGTGAAAAACGAGCCTCTATTTACTGAATGGATAGAAGAATTCGGGGGTGAAAAAATCATATTGGGCGCAGATGTGAAAGGTGAGCACATTGCTATTCATGGATGGCAAGAAAGTTCTGAAAGGCATATTTTTGATTTCTTAGAGCATTATCTTAAAAAAGGATTAAAATATGTGATTTGCACAGATGTTTCGAAAGATGGAGCTTTAGAAGGCACTTCTAATGAACTTTATCAACATATTTTGGATAGATTTCCTGAGGTGCAATTAATAGCCAGCGGTGGAGTAAGTAACATAAAAGACTTACAAATTTTGGAAGAGATGAAGGTTTACGGTGCTATCGTTGGTAAAGCTATTTATGAAAAGAGAATAAACTTATCAGATTTAAAGCAGTTCCAATAA
- the hisF gene encoding imidazole glycerol phosphate synthase subunit HisF gives MLTKRIIPCLDIKNGRTVKGVNFLELRDAGDPVELAKIYAEEGADELVFLDITATNEKRKTLIELVEKVAEAINIPFTVGGGISTVEDVSVLLGAGADKVSINSAAVRNPQIIKEMADEFGSQCIVVAVDSRKVGDKNIVHTHGGSKPTKLETEAWIQQAVDLGAGEILLTSMDHDGTKAGFADELLSKISYLVNVPVIASGGAGNMQHFCDTFTNGKSDAALAASIFHFKEIGIPELKTFLKSKNIPTRI, from the coding sequence ATGCTTACAAAAAGAATAATTCCTTGTTTGGATATCAAAAATGGTCGCACCGTCAAAGGGGTAAATTTTTTAGAGTTGAGAGATGCTGGTGATCCAGTTGAATTAGCTAAAATTTATGCAGAGGAAGGAGCAGACGAGTTAGTGTTTTTGGACATTACCGCCACTAATGAGAAAAGAAAGACATTGATAGAGTTAGTGGAAAAAGTAGCAGAAGCTATCAATATACCCTTTACAGTTGGAGGGGGAATTAGTACAGTAGAGGATGTTTCAGTGCTTTTAGGAGCTGGAGCAGATAAAGTATCTATTAATTCAGCAGCCGTTCGAAATCCGCAAATCATCAAAGAAATGGCGGATGAATTCGGCTCTCAATGCATAGTGGTGGCAGTAGATTCCAGAAAGGTAGGGGATAAAAATATAGTTCACACCCACGGTGGTTCAAAACCTACTAAGTTAGAAACTGAAGCTTGGATTCAACAAGCTGTTGACTTAGGTGCAGGTGAAATTCTATTAACCTCAATGGACCACGATGGAACTAAAGCTGGTTTTGCCGATGAATTATTATCTAAAATCTCATACTTGGTGAATGTTCCCGTGATTGCTTCAGGCGGGGCAGGGAATATGCAACATTTTTGTGATACCTTTACAAATGGAAAATCCGATGCTGCTTTAGCTGCCAGCATATTTCATTTCAAAGAAATTGGAATTCCGGAATTAAAAACATTTTTAAAGAGTAAAAATATACCTACAAGAATCTAA
- the hisIE gene encoding bifunctional phosphoribosyl-AMP cyclohydrolase/phosphoribosyl-ATP diphosphatase HisIE, with translation MQKPDFSKGENGLLPAIIQDSITGKVLMLGYMNEEALEKTQTTGKVTFYSRSKQRLWTKGESSSNFLHLVDIVLDCDQDTFLIKAKPDGPTCHTGADTCWDEKNESIGFINQLEEVIEERKNGEDEKSYVKSLFDKGINKIAQKVGEEAVEVVIEAKDDSEELFLNESADLLFHYLILLQAKGYKLQDVVKILEGRHR, from the coding sequence ATGCAAAAACCCGATTTTTCAAAAGGTGAAAATGGTTTGCTACCAGCCATCATTCAAGATTCTATAACAGGCAAAGTCTTAATGCTGGGCTACATGAATGAAGAGGCATTGGAAAAAACCCAAACAACTGGAAAAGTAACGTTTTATAGCAGATCAAAGCAAAGACTGTGGACAAAAGGAGAATCTTCATCAAACTTCCTGCACTTAGTAGATATTGTTTTGGATTGTGATCAGGATACTTTTTTAATTAAAGCCAAACCCGATGGGCCTACTTGCCACACTGGCGCAGATACTTGCTGGGATGAGAAAAATGAGAGCATTGGTTTCATTAATCAATTGGAAGAAGTGATTGAAGAACGTAAGAATGGAGAGGATGAAAAGTCTTATGTGAAAAGCTTATTCGATAAAGGCATTAATAAAATTGCTCAAAAAGTGGGAGAAGAGGCTGTGGAAGTAGTGATTGAAGCTAAGGATGACAGTGAAGAGTTATTTCTAAATGAATCAGCTGATTTATTATTTCACTATTTAATTCTATTACAAGCTAAAGGATATAAATTACAGGATGTAGTGAAAATATTGGAAGGCAGGCATCGTTAA
- a CDS encoding nitroreductase family protein, with translation MEKVIKGHPHIQLKFDNAAIETLKVRSEEFYLSMNKRRSVREFSSKSIPKEIIENIVKTAATAPSGAHKQPWTFCVISNPDLKKKIREAAEKEEYESYQNRMSDQWLKDLEPIGTDWEKPFLETVPYIIVVFKKIYDEEEGQKKTNYYVNESVGIACGFLISAIHQAGLATLTHTPSPMNFLSEILERPKNERPFLLLPVGYPAEETYVPKLDRKGLNEIAEFYS, from the coding sequence ATGGAAAAAGTAATAAAAGGTCACCCTCATATTCAATTAAAATTTGATAATGCAGCTATTGAAACATTGAAAGTGAGAAGTGAGGAATTTTATTTATCCATGAACAAAAGAAGGTCTGTCCGTGAATTTTCTAGTAAATCCATCCCAAAAGAAATAATAGAAAACATTGTAAAAACAGCAGCAACTGCTCCTTCAGGTGCACATAAACAGCCTTGGACTTTCTGTGTCATTTCTAATCCTGACTTAAAAAAGAAAATACGGGAAGCAGCAGAAAAAGAGGAATATGAAAGTTATCAAAATCGGATGAGCGATCAATGGTTAAAAGATTTGGAACCCATTGGCACGGATTGGGAAAAACCATTTTTGGAAACTGTCCCCTATATCATAGTGGTATTTAAAAAAATCTATGATGAGGAAGAAGGACAAAAGAAAACCAATTATTATGTAAATGAATCAGTCGGAATAGCTTGTGGATTTTTAATTTCCGCCATCCACCAAGCGGGTTTGGCTACCCTAACGCATACGCCCAGTCCAATGAATTTTTTATCTGAAATTCTGGAAAGACCAAAAAATGAAAGACCCTTTTTATTATTACCAGTTGGTTATCCTGCGGAGGAGACTTATGTGCCTAAGCTGGATAGAAAAGGATTGAATGAAATTGCAGAATTTTATAGTTAA
- the kdsB gene encoding 3-deoxy-manno-octulosonate cytidylyltransferase: MDIIGIIPARYGSTRFPGKPLVDIGGKSMIQRVVEQCKKSSALKKVVVATDDDRIFEHVKELGHEVYMTSPDHKNGTERCHEALKLVNDSYDFVINIQGDEPFIDPKQIDLLASILNRKTEIATLIKNIDDIEDLQNPNVIKALKADSGLALYFSRSPIPHMRNIPTEDWMKSHQHYKHIGIYAYRVDILAKLVTLSPTPLELAESLEQLRWIENGYRIRTAITPIETVGIDTPEDVEKALKQMQL; this comes from the coding sequence ATGGACATAATTGGAATTATCCCAGCCAGATATGGCTCAACCCGATTTCCTGGAAAGCCTTTAGTTGATATTGGAGGCAAAAGCATGATTCAAAGAGTCGTAGAACAATGCAAAAAAAGTAGTGCACTGAAGAAAGTGGTAGTAGCCACTGATGATGACCGTATTTTTGAACACGTAAAAGAATTGGGGCACGAAGTATATATGACTAGTCCCGATCACAAAAATGGAACAGAAAGATGTCATGAAGCTCTAAAATTAGTAAATGATAGTTATGATTTTGTAATCAATATCCAAGGTGACGAACCTTTTATTGACCCAAAGCAAATTGATTTATTAGCTAGTATTCTTAATAGAAAGACTGAAATTGCGACTCTGATTAAAAATATAGATGATATAGAAGACCTTCAAAACCCAAATGTTATTAAAGCCCTCAAAGCGGACAGCGGATTAGCCTTATATTTCTCTCGATCTCCTATTCCTCACATGAGAAACATCCCAACCGAAGATTGGATGAAGAGCCATCAACACTATAAGCATATTGGGATTTATGCCTACAGGGTTGATATACTTGCTAAACTTGTCACCCTTTCCCCTACACCTTTGGAGCTAGCCGAATCTTTAGAGCAATTGCGATGGATAGAAAACGGTTACAGAATAAGAACCGCAATTACTCCTATAGAAACAGTAGGAATTGATACCCCTGAAGATGTGGAGAAAGCTTTGAAACAAATGCAACTATAA
- a CDS encoding NfeD family protein, with protein MKRVAFILLLLGIIQFSIFADSTDVKQEVFIMEIKDQIDVRTNRYVELALQEAKERNSSHILIEMNTYGGALYDADEIRSALLNLDIPVYVFIDNNAASAGALISIACDSIYMAPGGSIGAATVVNQTGEAAPDKYQSYMRSIMRSTAEASGRDPRIAEAMVDEKIEIEGITKAGEVITFSTSEAIKHGFCEGEFNNTTELLTYLNLDSSKVHRYEVSGTESIISFFINPFISGILILIIIGGIYFELQTPGVGFPIMASIIALVLYLVPYYLNGLAENWEILAFVIGLVLIAIEVFVIPGFGIFGILGLILTLGSLVFMMLNNEMFDFEFVPSENITRALLTTLTGLFGSIILMFIGGVRLTNSNFFKKVALQGVQAKTEGYSSRFIKAGLVGKTGTVFSVLRPSGKVEIDGELYDANTRGEYLDQGEKIVVVDESGTSLKVKKAEN; from the coding sequence ATGAAAAGAGTAGCTTTTATTTTATTACTACTGGGAATAATTCAATTCTCAATTTTTGCTGATTCAACGGATGTAAAGCAGGAAGTCTTCATAATGGAAATTAAGGATCAGATTGATGTCAGAACCAATAGATATGTTGAATTAGCACTTCAAGAAGCAAAAGAAAGGAATTCCTCACATATTTTAATTGAGATGAATACTTATGGAGGTGCTCTTTATGATGCTGATGAAATTCGTTCAGCCCTTCTAAATTTAGATATTCCTGTTTACGTTTTTATTGATAACAATGCAGCTTCAGCTGGTGCATTAATTTCCATTGCATGTGACAGCATATATATGGCACCTGGAGGTAGCATAGGCGCTGCAACTGTAGTAAATCAAACTGGTGAGGCTGCTCCAGATAAATATCAATCATATATGAGGTCTATTATGAGATCAACTGCTGAAGCTTCAGGCAGAGACCCTAGAATTGCAGAAGCCATGGTGGATGAGAAAATTGAGATAGAAGGCATCACCAAAGCTGGGGAAGTTATAACCTTTTCAACCTCCGAGGCCATAAAGCATGGATTTTGCGAAGGAGAATTTAACAACACCACTGAATTATTAACTTACTTAAATTTAGATAGCTCAAAAGTACATCGCTATGAAGTAAGCGGTACTGAATCCATCATTTCGTTCTTTATCAACCCGTTTATTAGTGGAATTTTAATCCTCATTATTATAGGAGGAATATATTTTGAGTTGCAAACCCCTGGAGTGGGTTTTCCTATTATGGCATCCATCATAGCATTGGTTCTTTATTTAGTACCCTATTATTTGAATGGATTAGCAGAAAATTGGGAGATTTTAGCTTTTGTAATTGGACTAGTGTTAATAGCCATTGAAGTATTTGTTATCCCCGGCTTTGGTATATTTGGAATACTAGGTTTAATTCTGACTTTAGGTTCTTTGGTATTTATGATGCTGAATAACGAAATGTTTGATTTTGAATTTGTACCGAGTGAAAACATCACAAGAGCACTGCTTACTACATTAACAGGTTTGTTTGGAAGCATAATTTTGATGTTTATTGGAGGAGTGCGATTAACTAATAGTAATTTCTTCAAAAAAGTAGCACTACAAGGAGTTCAAGCCAAAACAGAAGGCTATTCTTCAAGATTTATTAAAGCTGGTTTAGTGGGTAAAACAGGAACCGTTTTTTCAGTTCTTCGACCTAGCGGAAAAGTTGAAATAGACGGGGAACTATATGATGCTAATACAAGAGGAGAATATTTAGATCAAGGAGAAAAAATAGTGGTAGTAGATGAAAGTGGCACAAGCTTAAAGGTGAAAAAAGCTGAAAACTAA
- a CDS encoding muramidase family protein → MKIKSLFICLFFVFTSLISANAAVIDSVGIKVIDGEKYIIHKLEPKETLYSLGKRYHVSVAEIQEVNPQEKDGYKIDQIGRVLLIPFKEEEFVSSTDISPQQSNAKQHTVEAGETIYSISKQYNVSQEDIKKWNDLQSSTLNIGQKLWVSNPSRFPSGTKAADKNVKTESRNKITHIVDLGETIYSISKQYDVKQSDIIELNGLKDNNIAVGQKLIIKAGKQEKVIAEVAKTKPDEQKREVKSFHNAKKGETYDIVAEMYGLKKAKLKKWNNFKEPFVGGEVIKIVPPVTETENTANPVSETGTVEVDESRIHTVESGETLYSLSEKYGVEVEDLRNWNSLSNYKLSLGQKLYIQNPDALMADVEVDEQKKEQVVFEEPKTEISENPQKQDTKAYFSVDEEDMPKIDKIKEKGVAEVIEGSEGTEKYLALHRTAKIGTIMQVRNDLNDQIVFVRVLGKLPNTGVDEKVIIRISKKAFEKLGGVDYKFPVEISYLPLKD, encoded by the coding sequence ATGAAGATAAAATCCTTATTCATCTGTCTATTTTTCGTTTTCACTTCCTTAATTTCTGCAAATGCTGCCGTTATTGATTCTGTAGGTATTAAAGTTATAGATGGAGAAAAATATATCATACATAAATTAGAACCAAAGGAAACACTTTACTCATTAGGAAAGCGCTATCACGTTTCTGTGGCTGAAATACAAGAGGTGAATCCGCAAGAGAAAGATGGGTATAAAATAGATCAAATAGGTCGTGTGCTTTTAATTCCATTTAAGGAAGAAGAGTTTGTTTCGTCTACTGACATAAGCCCTCAACAGAGCAATGCTAAGCAACATACAGTTGAGGCTGGAGAAACCATTTACTCAATTTCAAAACAATATAATGTTAGTCAAGAAGACATTAAGAAATGGAATGACTTGCAATCGAGTACTTTAAATATTGGACAGAAATTATGGGTGAGTAATCCTTCTCGATTCCCATCAGGTACAAAGGCTGCTGACAAGAATGTAAAAACTGAAAGTAGAAATAAGATTACACATATTGTAGATTTAGGAGAAACCATTTACAGTATTTCTAAGCAATATGATGTTAAACAGAGCGATATTATTGAATTGAATGGTTTAAAAGATAATAATATTGCTGTTGGTCAGAAATTGATTATTAAAGCTGGAAAACAGGAGAAAGTAATTGCTGAAGTAGCGAAAACTAAGCCGGACGAGCAGAAAAGAGAGGTTAAATCTTTTCATAATGCCAAAAAAGGAGAGACTTATGATATAGTGGCTGAAATGTACGGTTTGAAAAAAGCAAAACTGAAGAAATGGAATAATTTCAAAGAACCATTTGTAGGAGGAGAGGTTATTAAAATTGTGCCGCCAGTTACAGAGACAGAAAATACTGCAAATCCTGTTTCAGAAACTGGAACAGTTGAGGTTGATGAATCAAGAATACATACTGTTGAGTCTGGGGAAACATTATACAGCTTGTCTGAAAAGTACGGTGTAGAAGTGGAGGATTTGAGAAATTGGAATAGCTTAAGTAATTACAAACTGAGTTTAGGTCAGAAATTATACATACAGAATCCTGATGCTTTGATGGCAGATGTTGAAGTTGATGAGCAGAAAAAAGAGCAAGTAGTTTTTGAGGAGCCTAAAACAGAAATATCTGAAAATCCTCAAAAACAAGATACTAAAGCCTATTTTTCTGTTGACGAGGAGGATATGCCTAAAATTGATAAGATCAAGGAAAAAGGAGTGGCAGAAGTTATTGAAGGATCAGAAGGCACTGAAAAATATTTAGCTTTGCATAGAACTGCTAAGATTGGCACCATCATGCAAGTGAGAAATGATTTGAATGATCAAATTGTTTTTGTGAGGGTCTTAGGGAAATTGCCTAATACTGGAGTTGATGAAAAAGTGATTATCAGAATCTCCAAAAAAGCATTTGAAAAGCTAGGTGGAGTGGATTATAAATTCCCAGTTGAAATCAGTTATCTTCCGCTGAAAGATTAA
- a CDS encoding TIGR02757 family protein, producing MKDLEEVKSLLDEKYNLYNRPDFIADDPVSIPHLFKKKQDIEISAFFASILAWGQRKTIINKCKELMGMMGNSPHEFILNHSENDLKDLMHFKHRTFNDIDTLYFIHFFKEFYQKHDSLEEAFLLGRSSENGFMKESLIAFHQFFFASELAPQRTRKHIATPERKSACKRINMFLRWMVRQDDRGVDFGIWQKIKPADLICPCDLHVDRVARKLGLIQRKQTDWQTAEELTQALRKMDPNDPVKYDFALFGLGIMEGYGR from the coding sequence ATGAAGGATTTGGAGGAAGTAAAATCCTTATTGGATGAAAAATATAATCTGTATAATCGTCCTGATTTCATTGCAGATGATCCAGTCAGCATACCACATTTATTTAAGAAAAAGCAGGATATAGAAATTTCTGCTTTTTTTGCTTCCATTTTAGCTTGGGGACAGAGAAAAACCATTATTAATAAATGCAAAGAGTTGATGGGGATGATGGGCAACAGTCCCCATGAATTTATCTTAAACCATTCTGAAAATGACTTGAAAGACTTGATGCATTTCAAGCATAGGACTTTCAACGATATTGACACCCTTTATTTTATTCATTTCTTTAAAGAATTTTATCAAAAGCATGATAGTTTAGAGGAGGCTTTCCTGTTAGGCAGATCATCTGAGAACGGATTCATGAAAGAAAGCCTGATTGCTTTTCATCAATTCTTTTTTGCATCAGAATTAGCCCCTCAAAGAACCCGAAAACACATCGCCACACCTGAAAGAAAATCAGCTTGCAAAAGAATCAACATGTTCTTGCGCTGGATGGTAAGGCAAGATGATAGAGGCGTAGATTTTGGAATCTGGCAGAAGATAAAACCCGCAGATTTAATTTGCCCTTGTGATTTACACGTTGATCGAGTAGCTAGAAAACTAGGCTTAATTCAAAGAAAGCAAACCGATTGGCAAACTGCAGAGGAGTTGACCCAAGCCTTGAGAAAAATGGATCCTAATGACCCTGTGAAATATGATTTTGCGCTTTTTGGGCTGGGGATTATGGAAGGATACGGGAGATAA
- the xseA gene encoding exodeoxyribonuclease VII large subunit has translation MQHISLTDLNLLIKDTLNTQLEPSYWVVAEIGELREARNGHCYLEFVEKDEESNQLLSKSRATIWSYSYRSISAWFQSITGESLKAGMTVLANIQVQFHEVYGLSLNVKDIDPNFTLGERARKKQEIIAQLKEDGVFEMNKSHPLPMVPQRIAIISAESAAGYGDFMNQILDNNYEYKLQTQLFVATMQGDKAAQTIISSLHQIHEQMENFDAVVLIRGGGAQVDLDCFDDYELAAHIAQFPIPVFTGIGHERDETICDLVAHTKLKTPTAVAEFLIRGMRIYEEKLNLATNNILAYLNQKVEREQHKLNDRKHSMRYALKKHFNKAENQLSRYQQKMQYDIRKSFQNTHQKLEIYQKTLELINPDTVFKKGYSYTSLNGKSIMGQKLKKGDELKTITANQEIKSKVESVGKRKK, from the coding sequence ATGCAGCACATTTCTCTTACAGACCTCAATTTATTAATTAAAGATACGCTTAATACTCAGTTGGAACCTTCCTATTGGGTCGTGGCAGAAATAGGTGAGTTAAGAGAAGCCCGCAACGGACATTGCTATTTGGAATTTGTTGAAAAAGATGAAGAAAGTAATCAACTGTTATCCAAAAGCAGAGCAACCATTTGGTCATACAGCTATAGAAGCATAAGCGCTTGGTTTCAATCCATCACTGGGGAAAGCCTAAAAGCTGGAATGACTGTTTTGGCAAATATTCAGGTACAATTTCATGAAGTATATGGCTTAAGCCTAAATGTAAAAGATATTGACCCCAATTTTACTTTGGGCGAAAGAGCCAGAAAGAAGCAAGAAATTATTGCCCAACTGAAAGAGGATGGCGTTTTTGAAATGAACAAAAGCCATCCTCTGCCTATGGTTCCTCAGCGCATTGCCATTATCAGTGCTGAATCTGCAGCGGGTTATGGTGATTTTATGAATCAAATCTTAGACAACAATTATGAATATAAATTACAGACCCAGTTATTTGTAGCCACTATGCAGGGAGATAAGGCAGCACAAACCATTATCTCCTCACTACATCAAATCCATGAGCAGATGGAAAATTTTGATGCAGTGGTTTTAATTCGAGGTGGTGGTGCTCAAGTTGATTTGGATTGCTTTGACGATTACGAATTAGCCGCTCATATTGCGCAATTTCCTATACCAGTTTTTACAGGAATTGGTCATGAAAGAGATGAAACCATTTGTGACCTAGTGGCACATACCAAATTAAAAACTCCCACTGCAGTAGCTGAATTTTTGATTAGAGGCATGAGGATTTATGAGGAAAAACTCAATTTGGCTACCAATAACATATTGGCTTACCTCAACCAAAAAGTGGAAAGAGAGCAACATAAGCTCAATGACCGAAAACATTCAATGCGCTATGCCTTGAAAAAGCATTTCAACAAAGCTGAAAATCAATTGAGCCGTTATCAGCAGAAAATGCAATATGATATTCGAAAAAGCTTCCAAAACACGCATCAGAAATTAGAGATTTACCAAAAAACACTCGAATTAATAAATCCCGATACAGTTTTCAAAAAAGGTTATTCCTACACTAGCCTGAACGGTAAAAGTATAATGGGACAGAAATTAAAAAAAGGCGATGAACTGAAGACTATTACTGCTAATCAGGAAATTAAAAGTAAGGTTGAGTCTGTTGGAAAACGGAAAAAGTGA